A single region of the Gadus morhua chromosome 5, gadMor3.0, whole genome shotgun sequence genome encodes:
- the LOC115543791 gene encoding serine/threonine-protein kinase PAK 2, producing the protein MCDSGVCEDKPPAPPVRMSSQAGAKEPQSANHNSKPLPSVPEERKSRNKIISMFASEKGGRKKDRDKDRPEISSPSDFEHTIHVGFDAVTGEFTGMPEQWARLLQTSNISKLEQKQNPQAVLDILKFYDSSSGKQKYLSFSASDKDPQSPGKQAGKTSPAGGGKGGDDDDDEAPPPIVAPRPEHTKSVYTRSVIDPLPAPEGEKNADKLRKKGGKMTDEEIMEKLRTIVSIGDPKKKYMRYEKIGQGASGTVYTAIDVATGQEVAIKQINLQKQPKKELIINEILVMKEMKNPNIVNFLDSFLVGDELFVVMEYLAGGSLTDVVTETCMDEAQIAAVCRECLQALEFLHANQVIHRDIKSDNVLLGMDGSVKLTDFGFCAQITPEQSKRSTMVGTPYWMAPEVVTRKAYGPKVDIWSLGIMAIEMVEGEPPYLNENPLRALYLIATNGTPELQSPEKLSPVFRSFLSRCLEMDVEKRGGGKELLQHPFLEMAKPLSTLTPLILAAKEAMKNNR; encoded by the exons ATGTGTGACAGCGGAGTGTGTGAGGAcaaaccccccgccccccctgtcAGGATGAGCAGCCAAGCAGGAGCCAAGGAGCCTcagtcagccaatcacaactcaAAGCCTCTACCCTCTGTGCCGGAGGAGAGGAAGTCGAGGAACAAGATCATCTCCATGTTTGCCTCCGAAAAGG GCGGGAGGAAGAAGGATCGTGACAAGGACAGGCCCGagatctcctccccctctgactTTGAACACACCATCCACGTTGGCTTTGATGCAGTCACAGGGGAGTTcaca ggtatgCCAGAGCAGTGGGCCCGTCTACTGCAGACCTCCAACATCAGTAAGTTGGAGCAGAAGCAGAACCCCCAGGCGGTGCTGGACATCCTCAAGTTCTACGACTCGTCCAGCGGGAAGCAGAAATACCTCAGCTTCTCTGCCTCAG ATAAAGACCCACAGTCG cCAGGCAAGCAGGCAGGCAAAACCTCGCCGGCAGGTGGCGGCAAGGGCGgcgacgatgacgatgatgaagccccgcccccgatCGTGGCCCCCAGACCGGAGCACACTAAATCA GTGTACACCCGGTCGGTGATCGACCCGCTCCCGGCACCGGAGGGGGAGAAGAACGCAGACAAGCTGAGGAAGAAGGGAGGAAAGATGACGGACGAAGAGATCATGGAGAAGCTCC GTACTATTGTCAGCATCGGAGATCCAAAGAAAAAGTACATGCGCTACGAAAAGATCGGCCAGGG gGCCTCTGGAACCGTTTACACGGCCATAGATGTTGCTACAGGCCAAGAG gTGGCCATCAAACAGATCAACCTGCAGAAGCAGCCGAAGAAGGAGCTGATCATCAACGAGATCTTAGTCATGAAAGAGATGAAGAACCCCAATATCGTCAATTTCCTCGACAG ttTTCTTGTCGGAGATGAGCTGTTTGTTGTCATGGAGTACCTGGCCGGTGGCTCTTTAACAGACGTTGTCACAGAGACCTGCATGGATGAGGCCCAGATTGCTGCCGTGTGCCGAGAG TGTCTCCAAGCGCTTGAGTTCCTCCACGCCAACCAGGTGATCCACAGGGACATCAAGAGTGACAACGTGCTGCTGGGCATGGACGGCTCCGTCAAGCTGA ctGACTTTGGCTTCTGCGCCCAGATCACCCCCGAGCAGAGCAAGCGTAGCACCATGGTGGGCACGCCGTACTGGATGGCCCCGGAGGTGGTGACCCGCAAGGCCTATGGGCCCAAGGTGGACATCTGGTCCCTGGGCATCATGGCCATCgagatggtggagggggagccGCCTTACCTCAACGAGAACCCTCTGAGG GCTCTGTATTTGATCGCTACCAACGGCACGCCTGAGCTCCAGAGCCCAGAGAAGTTGTCCCCGGTGTTCAGGTCCTTCCTGTCTCGCTGCCTGGAGATGGACGTGGAGAAGCGAGGCGGGGGCAAAGAACTGCTGCAG CATCCTTTCCTGGAGATGGCCAAACCTCTGTCCACGCTCACACCACTCATCCTGGCAGCTAAGGAAGCCATGAAGAACAACCGCTAA